The nucleotide window ccttatacccccctccctcccatagtggtccttatcccaccccctcccatagtggtccttataccccccctccctcccatagtggtccttatacccccctccctccaatagtggtccttatacccccccctccctcccatagtggtccttatacccccccctccctcccatagtggtccttatacccccccctccctcccatagtggtccttatccacccctccctcccatagtggtccttataccccccctccctcccatagtggtccttataccccccctccctcccatagtggtccttatacccccctccaccccatagtggtccttataccccccctccctcccatagtggtccttatccccccccccctccctcccatagtggtccttaccccccccctccctcccatagtggtccttataccccccctccctcccatagcggtccttatacccccctccctcccatagtggtccttaacccaccccctccctcccatagtggtccttataccccccccctcccatagtggtccttatacccccccccctcccatagtggtccttataccccccctcccatagtggtccttatacccccccccctcccatagtggtccttataccccccctcccatagtggtccttatacaccccccccccccctcccatagtggtccttatacccctttttttttttattattattatttattttttttttttttcgtcccccctccctgcttgatatatggcagggaggggggctctccttccctggtggtccagtggcagttcagtgggggggagaggggggctggcagagctgtacttacctgttctgcagctcctgtcagctctctcctcctctgcgccgtccgtgcagctccttctgtcagctcacagtgtaagtctcgcgagagccgcggctctcgcgagacttacactgggagctgaccgaggtgctgaacggacggcgcggaggaggagagagctgacaggagctgcagaacaggtaagtacagctctgccagcccccctctccccccagtctgtattatggcaatgcaaattgccataatacagactctgactcgagtataagccgagttggggtttttcagcccaaaaaatgggctgaaaaactcggcttatactcgagtatatacggtatttattttttaaacatgctGGCTGATTTAAAGCTCTTCCACATCATTTTGgaagatattttatttattgaactCCCTCAGAATTGCCATGAAATGTCCTTTTTATCTGAAGCGTAGTGAATTTCTTATTGCATAtgagctgtgtaactatgtatacTGACTGCAATGGGCACAGAAGCGCAAATATCAGTAAATCCCAACATTGGCAGTGCAAAGGAAGGCTTCTGTCCTGAAATCAGCACAAACCAGGATTAGTATTTTACACAATCATTCTATAAAATGCGCATAGAGCTGTCTTCATTCTACATAACGTAGCCATCGAAATTCAATGTCGGTATATTGTATAACGATACTGCTGGGTTCTTTGGATACATCTTCTAATCGGTGAACTGTCTGTCTGCAGAATTGTATTAATGTTCCTTGTCCCAAAGATAAAAACCCACAATTTATTTCCTCTCAATCTActtcttaaattaaaaaaaaaatttaaaatctatTTCCATTTAGCAAAGTAACGTTTAATGTGGCAGCCGCCCACTTCTCATTACCTGGGAGATTAGTAATGAGAACCTCTGTATATTTGGTAAAAGCATAGtgaatcttgtttattttgaattgTCCTGaggtttttgtgggttttttttatcattaaataCCTAATTTTGTGAATTGTATACTTTGCTAGATTTTTACATTtcctgcatttatttattttttgtaattgtcttttgaattttgtttttttcatatataaatcAGATGGACCCAAAGCTTCGACCTACCTTTGCGGATATTGTGAAACAGCTTGAACAAGCACTAAATCGTTTGAAAAATGAAGAGGCCGAGAATGAGAGACGGGCCTTGAGCCCAGACAATACAGAGACCAAACCTGTCACAAAAGGTGAGTCTGTGTCTCTCATCTGAATGTCTCCTGTCTGTGCCGACCAGGTCAGCGACTGGATCACCAATATTCTGTTACAGAGTTTCATGTTTAACCCTGTGACCAATATTTCATCGTCCAAATACGTGAGGCAGGAATTCAGCTACTAAGAGGAGGCGCCTCCAAACAGGAGTCTTTCACTCTGGTCTATTGGATCCTATATTATCCCATAAATGAATGCGCAGCAGCTGTGGTTCCCATCATCTAGAAAATAAGTGGATCTGCAAGCTGGTAGCAGGTGTACATCGGCTGCTGTATGTTGTTTCACCAGTTTTGTGAGCTAGGCTGTAGGCAGCGATTGTCTGAGCTATAGTTCGGCTCTCACTGGGGAGAAGAGTTTCCTGCCTGTGTTCATTGTATGTACGCAAGATGATATTGACAAAGCAGAAATTAAATATAATGTGATTTAATTTCAAAAGTATTGCTGTATATGACATGTTGCTGATTATTTTATAGCTATTAAATTAGTGTGCATTACACTCactcttatttgtttttttttttctgctgaagGACCCAGTGATAAACCTCAAGGAGTGAAGCGCCTAATTTCCACTGTGCCACAGGATGACAAGATCCCACAAAAATCCCCACGTCCACGGAGGAATATTACTCTGTCCCGCAGTCAGTCGGATATCTTTGCTCGCAAACCTGCCTGTAAGATCAATGTGCAGGACCCATTCTACACCCCGAACAAAGGAGGGCTGCGCAAAGTAAACCCTTTTAATGCCAGAGAAGACCTAAGGGGAGGAAAGATCAAGTTCTTTGACATGCCCAGCAAGTCCGTTATCTCTCATGTCTTTGATTTACATTCCCTTAAGACTGGTGGGAGTCTTTTGGCAGGGCAGGATTGGCAGCAGGCGAGCCAAGACATTGTGGACTGCTCCTTTAACTCTGGAAGACGCTGCAGGTCACTGCCGATTTCTCCTGAACTACCAAGAAAGGACTCTAGCTTATCCACTGCCCTGTCCTCCACTGTGGGAAACTGTGATCCAGCTCAGCTGGGGGCAGAAGTCAGGCAGAAGCTCCTTTGCAGCATTAAATATGGTGTTCCAGATATCCCCCCTTTTCGACAGAGATCGCCAGCTCTGGAGCCTGTTCTGACAAATGACGAGGACATGGACTGTACCGATTACGCCCAGGCAGAGAACAGTGCCTGCTCGCCCAGGACTGAAAGCCATGAGCACGGTAATCGCAATCAGCTGCTGGTCAATCGCAACAGATCTTCTCTGCGTCCCCAGAGTCCGACTGACTGCTGCGTGGAGGAGAACTTGGTGAGCTTGCTATTGAATGCAGAGGACATGGAAATAGAGGACAATATGAACCAGAGCCTTTCCTCTCCCTTGCCTGAGTCATCTCTCTGTTGTAGCCCCGCGCCCAAACATGGCAGCATCACATTACTTGCAGGAGATGGGAAACCGGCAGAAAGCAGAGATCATCTCTCTAACTCGGTGCCAACCTGCCACAAGCTGCAAAGGATCGTTAGAATGTGACATTCAGGGGGTCCTTGCTGCCTGGGTGGGCTACTGACCTGTTTCCAGGCTTGCATCCAAGTGTTTACCGATTATTGAAGCAGAACATAAGTAAAACATaggattttaattttattttaagtgtgCAATGAGAGAGACACACTATCACAGCAGCCAAATGCCCATCTTCAGAAGAGTCGTGTGGTATGTTCTATTGTTGGATAACCTTCTGGTATCCCAGATTGCATGACACACCCTGTTATCATAAATGAGCTATAAATCTAATATTTCTACATTAGTATTTAATATTCCAATCTTGTTACGTGGGAGCAGGACATGTGACCTTGGAAATACATTCTATTTTTGATACAAGCACTCTTTAGGAGCTTTATGATATGCAGGTAAACAGGACTAAGACCTCACAGGCCACAGGCCAACGTTATAAGATTGTTCTAGTGTGGAAGAAAGGTATATTTATGGACATGTAATTCGCGTACACTCTAACATTTAGTCTGTATGTTGTGCTAGCAGAATTGGCCTATGTGtagaataaaagttatttttatttcagcCCAGAGTTATTCTATGGGCAGTGTGCGTGTCTCGGGACTCCCACTATTGCCGACTGATATCTTGCCTATTTTTCTAAGAGGTAAAAAGACCCTTAAGCATATCTTATTTTAAAAGCCAGTTTAAAATGAAGGTGAATTTTAGTTCACTTAATTGATGAAATGTCCTTTATTACAGTGTTAGCATCCCTCTTTGAATAGGCTTCCGATCACTGCATCTCATCTACTCATTTTAGTGTTTGTAGTGCTACGAACCTATCCTTGAATTAAATCCTTGCTGTTCGTGATATTTAGTATTTTTCCCTCCATCACAAATCTTTATCTCAGGCCCCTCCCCTCTTCCCACTGATGTCATACGGAGAAGTATCACTTCTCTGTTCACCGTTCCAAGTACGTGTACAGTGTGAGCATGTTCATCCTGCTTAGGCTGTGCAAGACACGCTTCACTTTAAGAAGCTCCAGGAAGGTGGTACCTAATGCCAAAGACCACACAAACGGTATTTAAAAGGAAAGTTTTCTGTGACAGGATCggagcaccataactacaacaaGCTGTATTTACAGTGCTTGGAATGTTTCTTATTCAtaacaaatatttttctttttctatccCCTTGTGTGAGAGGAGTAGAATGGGAATTTCAGACTGCTTGAGTGTAAATTTAAATGAATATTCTGGTGGGGTGTTTTTGTTTAGCAGTAACTGTCAATTTGCCTTTTTAAATAATGATCGTGGATTGTATTCTCCATCCTTCCTTACTGACTCTTTATGCAGCCTATAGATAGTGTTCCCTCACATTAATTAACTCTTGTAGGAAATTTAACGCGGAAATGGCTAAAGGATCTTTTAGAACAACCACACTCTGCGCAGCAGGTAACATGGTAAGCGTTGGAAAGTGAAGAGTCAACAGATTTGTAGATCCCTTTCttgaagggacatgcatcactttgacaCAGCAGCTAGCTTCGAACAAGTTACCTCGCTCtgcaggctaaaaaaaaaaaagcaggtatcGTGCGTTTTTAACAGTTACTTGCTTCTTTCGGATGTTTTTCACACCCTCTCCAGTGGGGGCACCAATCAgcatcctatccctaggaatgctgaaaAGCTCATTGGGCTTGGCTGACGGACTTACACAGTTGCAGTTGGATCTCTTAATCTTGCAAATCCTGacagggagaagagagggagtctgattaGTGCGATCATGCAAAGCAGGCTCTGGTGTCGGATTCTCGCTAttgctgctgcacaatgatgccctgATTCTGTCAGTAGTCGACTGGTCTAAAACTGAGGGGGGTGCGAGGATGAAGAGACTCACCAAGCTGAGAGGCATGCCCAATAATCCAATATGACCAAGTTAATAGTAACTTGTACTTGTAACTTGCTTTATTTGTTTATAAGCTTTGCTTCCTGGTTtcaattgtcaagtgatgcatgtccctttaaagtttcaGTGCGTGCATGTTGCTGCATACTACACGGTTATTTAGCCTGATATATCGATGGTCTCTAACGCATTTATCCTTCGTTAAGTCACTTGGCTCCAGTCTGGTAACTCTGGCTGCCCCCTCCCATAACGGTCTAGCTGGAGCTAGTTTAACCGCTGCATTGCTACAACCCATGCGGTTAGGAGCTGAGGCTTCTCaccttgttttattatatatagattttttttaataaaagagagtttttaaattaatgtgcaaaatctaattttaaaatactttatttttagtGTCGTTCCAGTTTGCGTCACAACCTTTCCGATATATGGCTGCGCAGGTTTGCTGCAGTGAGTGTCTCACAAACCTGGGAAATATGATTGCAAAATGGCAAATCTATAATCCCTAATTTAAGTTCTGTCAAGAGGTAGAGCCCTGGATATATTGTTTTTCCTAGTTTTGAAGTAGTTTTGTTTACAATTGTTTCTCTCGTCTGCCATCCCTACCTGCTTCCTGTGCTGCGTCCTCTCCATATTGTACTTACAAATTCTTGGCCTTCTGTTATGAGTGCCAGTTTTGCTTAATTCAATAGACGTATGACACTGCCCCCTTGTGGCGCCACATTACATAACACGATCGGACTTGATAAGTATAGAAGTGGATTAAAGCACACCTTTATAGTGCCGTAATAGTATGACGACTTGATCTTTAGCAACTGCTATGTAAAAGGCTACGGAATTAGCAGCAATACTTGAAAGTACACATTTCAAGGGGGCTTATTTCCTATAATTCTGTTAACGCTGCTTCAGTTGGTCTGTAAGAACCAAAATTCAATGTCCACAGTGATCACTGTACAGAAAGCGGCATCTCTGGGACAAACCCCTACCCTTTATACAATGTGCTCCCATACCGGCCCTTTAAGGACTCATTCTGCAGGGATAGCGTATAGCACATTTTCTGAAATTACCCTTAGGAGAATGTAGTACTCTCAGATAATTTGTGCCTGGATTTGCTGTTTCTACTGTTTGACAGGGTGACCACAACACTCTTAATGGATAATGGGAGCAGTAGTCCACCTCAGTAACCTCTTTAACACGCCGGGGAGAGAATACCATGAATGAATTATAAACAAGGCTAGAACAGGATTTGCCTGCCCAAAATTGTGTGTGTACAGGAAGTTTGAATTGCTTTATTTTCCTCTCTGTGTCGTATATCagatattttatttgtgcatatggcAAGCTGGTAAAAGTAGTGGAGATTTTCCACCTCTATAGCGATGTTTTAAAATCTATTTCTGGCCAAACGCTGAGAAAGACTTTGAATGTTTTTACAAGCAAAGATCAGAGTGTTAGACATTTTTAGTTTAATCAAACCATTATAGTGTACTTATTTTAAGTTAAAATTGTGAAAATACATTTCAGGCTAGGGCTGCTGAAAAAAGCACCATATAATgggtttaaaatattaaattcctTTCAGTGCTGCAGGCCAGTTTATTAATATGCTATTACCCCGAGTATTATTGAAGTAAACCGGTCTTTTTGATATGAAGTGGTGGTTAGAATACAatctacatgtttgtttgtttttgtcattCCTGTGCCCCCTAATTTTGCATGTGGTGTGTGATTGCACATCTTTGTTGGGATTCTATGTTTGGGGTGGGCATCTTTGGAAGCATTTATAATATATCACCTGTATGACCACATCATTAATTACATTAAAGGGGAGCAGTAACTGCTTAATATCATTGAAGTGGTTGTAGGGTTTGGAATTCTCAGATGCCAACCTCCAAGTCAGTGTTAAACGATTTTTAAAGCTAAACGAGAGTTCCCAGCAGTCCATCCCCTTTGtgttgcttgggctaatgaggaagcaatgGGCAGCGTTTTAGCTGACCACTTTCATCATATCACATCACCCACTGCTGATATgatttggtatggctagaaggaagtgtgtaatctttgATTTAGCCGTACCTCCACTGGGGAGGAGCTTTTGGTGGTCTGGGACCGTCAATCACTGTGAACATGGTTTAACAACAAATGGAGGTACGGCaccagaggactccaggcactataaccaactaCAATAGATGAACTGGTTATGCCAGCGTCCCTTTAAAATCCCTTTTTGAATTTAATTTATTACCAGGCTAATTAAAGTGTCGATTTTGCAACACACTTAAGATACCTGTATAAATGAGATTGCTACTTTACCTAGGCTCTCTTTTTGGAGGGAGAAGGATTTATACCCGCATACTAAAGTTCTGGAAAAAGATGCCCTTTTTTTCCCCTATTAATTATtcagtgttttgttttatttctgttgATTCAGTGTAAATTAGTATTCTCCCTGACCCAGTAACCCACACTATGGGTATTCGATGTATAAAGAATAAGACTTGTCTCCTGCCGTTTTGTGGGTTATTTGACTCATTATCTTCATTTTAATCTCTGACCTGCAGGCAAATGTTTTATAAACAGTAGTCCCATGATGCCTTACTACTTTGCCACCCCTGAACCACACTGTATAGCAATAGATGCAGGCTGTTTGTAAACCATGACAAAGAATAGCCTTTTATGATATTCACAGCTGTTTTCTAATAAAAGAATTCAAGGCCTAGTTCGGTTCCTCTTAGTACATTGCTATCTCATGcagcatttgtttttaaatagtaatGATTGGAAGAAAACAAAATCCTATTTGCACTTAATGTTACTTTTCTGCTCTTATGACATTTCTAtgcaaaaaaatagtttttctgcAGTTAGATCTGGTCTGAAGCAACTTTTCAGTGAAAAAGTCTATTTTCATATTTATGAAGTTCTATCAAGTCTTAAACTGTCCATTTTTGTAAATAACTGAGCTGTAATTAATTCAAGGACTTTGTGATGTAATTACGTCTGAGATTCTGTTTGTAACACTGCCAGTGAATCTTGTTTTCTCTGActttttttcttgtatatttGCATCAGTACCGGTCAATGCGTTGAGATTTTGCTAATGAATTGTTTCTTCACAGAAACCGTATATACACAGATTTGGGGCTAAATATttgacatttttacttttttgtgtATAGTAATTTCATTCTTTCAGATTAAAAGATCTACAATTATACGTGTGTGTTTTATTAATGTGATACTCATTTGGGATTGTTGCTACCAAACGTTAAACTTGATATAGTGGCTGTTGGTTCTAGTGGGTTAGATGAGAACAttattcagtgtgtgtggtaccgtatatactctagtataagccgaggcccctaattttaccccaaaaaactgggaaaacttattgactcgagtataagactagggtgggaaatgcagcagctactggtaaatttctaaataaaattagatcctaaaaaaaatatatttaatatttatttacagtgtgtgtgtttgtgtatgtgttggtgggggtgggcattttgatattttattaattattatttaaaaaaaattgttatattatttctttacattattattattatttttttcgtcccacctccctgcttgatacatggcagggatgggggctctccttccctggtggtccagtggcattggcagttcagtgggggggaggagggctgtCAGAGagctgtcagagagcacttacctctcctgcagctcctgtcggctccctcctcctccgcgccggtccggtcagcacctctgtcagctcacactgtaagtctcgcgagaaccgcactatgaccccgcggcacttacactgggagctgacagaggtgctgaattgaccggcgcggaggagaagggagctgcaggagaggtaagtaaactctctgcagcccccagtctgtattatggcaatgtaaattgccataatacagacagtgactcgagtataagccgagttggggtttttcagcagaaaaaaatgtgctgaaaaactctgcttatactagagtatatacggtatattactttatacactctctgcactcaaaGCCTCAACTAAATTCACGGGTTTAATCTCGAAGCAGCAGGTTTTGGCAAAATTCAGCTTTTACGGACTCTAgcgttttttaaaaatgttttactacctcttaaagcaacactataggcacccagactgcaTAATCTCATTTCAGTGGTTTGGGTGCCCTgtcccccttagccctgcaatgtttacagtgcaAGGTTAAGAAAGCCACTTGAGGAGCGAATTGCATTTATACAAGTTTTACTCTGTGAAATGACGCTGAATGTTCTCACACTCCTCAAAATCTCCATAGAAAAGcagatccaatgctttcctgtgagcaAGGCCTAATGTGTGCTGGCGCTGGAAAGAGGCAAGTATTTAAAGGAGCTTAACACTTTCAACACCATGATGGTCTAgactaggggttcccaacccactcctcaagtaccccctaccaggccaggatttagggattaccctgttttctttctaaaaacaccttagacacaactgggtgatccctaaatcctggtctgttagggggtacttgaggactggattgggaaccactggtctagacaATAGGCTTACGGCTGAGGATACTATGGCTTTAGAAATACAAAAGTATTTtaaacgctatagtgttcttttaagtcttgaaatttggttttcaattcactacaattctttGTTCTATTAACGGTAGTATTTTAATTTCACACCCCATATACATTTTCACTAGCTTAAAAACACTTCCAAATCACTTCTGGTTTTAGTTGACCATTTTCTCATAACgttttcacactttagtgaatacccaTGATTCTGTGATTAAGACTGGTGAATTGTTACTTTGAATtgccagaggtcctgttctacataaaaataaatcaacgtctttaacaggcaaaaaaaaaaaataccaaacctCCAAAGGGTCAGTGCCTTTCCACATATATTAAAAAGCATAACCTACATCAATGACCTGTCATTTCCCTGTGTGCAGCAGACAACAGCCCGTAGAATATTTATTGTGATGCTTCTTTCCAATCTGCTGGAGAATTGACTCTGGGAAGGGTCTGACTGATAGAGGTGGTTTGTCAAAATGTTTTAGTATTTATAGAATCTGACTCAAGAATGTGgtgggaggctttttttttttggggtccctgtgaaaAAGGCTAGGAGCCAACAGCTTAGATCATGGGTGCCCAAAGATCCTCAGCTGTTTTAGaacgacaaagcatcatggaatctGTTCTAGAAAATTTTTTGCAAAAAGCAACCACCcatggtgggtgggggaggggagtggACAACAGAACCTGATTTGCTGGGTTTCAAGCTGTGTACCTGCGTGTTGCATGAATCTGCCCCTTCTAATAAGCAGCAGCATACGGAGAGTTGAGAGTCCTGGCAGCACTGTATTCACACATTATTTTACGAGTATTCTCTACCCCAAGCAAAATGCCTGCAATCAGTGTTAACAACTGCACCCCTGCAGAATATACTCACAGGACACGGAATGTGAAGGAAGAGGGTAACACGGGGAGGTACATTACCAGCCTGACGAATGGAGAAAGCTTATGGAAGCAGAACTGATAATTAAATTCCACAAGTAGCCATGCCAGTTAACATGTAATCTCAAGGAATTCATATCTGCACAAGCTAGGCTACAGTGTTTTCTAAGTATTTCTCAACGAGCACTGCCACTCTTAAAAGGAATCTCTGTacaatagtgatgtcacgaacatgaaattttccgttcgcgaacgcgaCCTTCCGCAAATGTTCTAACGGGCGAACCcctatagacttcaataggcaggcgaattttaaaacccacagggactctttctggccacaatagtgatggaaaagttgtttcaaggggactaacacctggactgtggcatgccggagggggatccatggcaaaactcccatggaaaattacatagttgatgcagagtctggttttaatccataaagggcataaatcacctaacattcctaaattgtttggaacaacgtgctttaaaacatcaggtatgatgttgtatcgatcaggtagtgtaaggtttacgcccgcttcacagtgacagaccaaactccccgtttaacgcaccgcaaacagtccatttgcacaaggttggataccaagctagccatgtcccgttccttgtcctcactgatgtcattgaaggtctcttcctccacccagccatgtacaacaccaaggggccccgaaaggtgacaacaagccccctgtatttaatttttaaatgtacactactgttacacaccagatatgagttgcactggtgtgacactgtgccctggcaggccctgaaacgcacatatGTGAAGgaagctattatttcacagtcaaagtttttggttttttaaatgcaagctattgtgacaccagatat belongs to Pelobates fuscus isolate aPelFus1 chromosome 7, aPelFus1.pri, whole genome shotgun sequence and includes:
- the TESK2 gene encoding dual specificity testis-specific protein kinase 2; translated protein: MDRNKRNSIAGFPPRVDRIEDSGGGDSGIVQLGRVYQSSYNALISAFSRLTRLDDFTCEKIGSGFFSEVFKVRHRTSGQVMALKMNKLSSNRANMLKEVQLMNRLSHSNILRFMGVCVHQGQLHALTEYINSGNLEQLLESNQHLSWVVRMKLALDIALGLAYLHSKGIFHRDLTSKNCLIKCDEGVYSGILADFGLAEKIPDYSEGLEKLSVVGSPYWMAPEVLRDEPYNEKADVFSYGIILCEIIARIQADPDYLPRTENFGLDYHAFQHMVGDCPPDFLQLAFNCCNMDPKLRPTFADIVKQLEQALNRLKNEEAENERRALSPDNTETKPVTKGPSDKPQGVKRLISTVPQDDKIPQKSPRPRRNITLSRSQSDIFARKPACKINVQDPFYTPNKGGLRKVNPFNAREDLRGGKIKFFDMPSKSVISHVFDLHSLKTGGSLLAGQDWQQASQDIVDCSFNSGRRCRSLPISPELPRKDSSLSTALSSTVGNCDPAQLGAEVRQKLLCSIKYGVPDIPPFRQRSPALEPVLTNDEDMDCTDYAQAENSACSPRTESHEHGNRNQLLVNRNRSSLRPQSPTDCCVEENLVSLLLNAEDMEIEDNMNQSLSSPLPESSLCCSPAPKHGSITLLAGDGKPAESRDHLSNSVPTCHKLQRIVRM